In Calliopsis andreniformis isolate RMS-2024a chromosome 8, iyCalAndr_principal, whole genome shotgun sequence, one DNA window encodes the following:
- the Elob gene encoding transcription elongation factor elongin B, whose translation MDVFLMIRRKNMTIFTDAKDNTVVLELKKIIEGILKIPPANQQLFNKDNVLMTDTKFLSDYGLISATAKPQCPALVGLAIRQENGQFEPLEMTPFSLPPDLPDVMKSQETNGQDQSP comes from the exons ATG GATGTATTTTTGATGATTCGACGAAAAAATATGACGATATTTACTGATGCAAAGGATAATACTGTAGTTCTTGaacttaaaaaaattatagaag GTATATTGAAGATACCACCTGCCAATCAACAGTTATTCAATAAAGACAACGTTTTAATGACGGACACTAAATTTTTATCTGATTATGGATTAATATCTGCAACTGCAAAACCACAGTGTCCTGCATTAGTCGGATTAGCTATACGTCAAGAAAATGGCCAATTTGAACCTTTGGAAATGACTCCCTTCTCATTACCACCTGATTTACCAGATGTCATGAAATCCCAAGAAACTAACGGTCAAGATCAATCTCCTTGA